The genomic segment GGCGAGGAGCTTCGCCATAACCTTTTCGTCCCGCACGTCTCCCCTCGTGACCGAGAAGTTTTCGTCGGCGCAGCAGTCGAGAAGGGAGTTTTGGCCGAACATGAAGCTGTCGATTACCGACACCCTGTGTCCAAGCTTCAAAAGCTCGGGTACCATGACCGAGCCGATGTAGCCCGCTCCGCCGGTGACCAGAATATTCAGACTCATTCCTTTACCTCTTCCTGATCAGTGATTGTAAGAGGGCCTGTAGATAATAATCTCCGCGCCGGAAAAATCGAAATTGAAGGGGATGTGGATGTACTTGTCCAGCGCCTTTCTCACCTTTGGCTGGTTCTCGGGCCGTACGTAAAGGAGCATGAAGCCTCCTCCTCCGGCCCCGAGGAGCTTGCCGCCGAGAGCCCCGTTCTTCATCCCCGTCTCGTAGATGTGGTCGATAACCGGATTGGTCATCTTCGAGGAGAGCCCCTTCTTGAAGCGCCAGGTCTCGTGAAGAAGTCTTCCGAAATCGTCGAGGTCCGCCTCCGGGGAAGCCAGCAGGTTGCCGGCGTCATCCACCAGCCCCTTCATGGCGTGGAGCGACATTATGTTTTTCTTCGTGTTCTCTATCTGTTCCCCCGCGATCTCGGAGGCGTAGCGTGAGATGCCGGAGAAGACCAGCATCAGGTTCGACCTGAACGCATCGAGCCTCTTTTCGGAAACAATCAGCGGCCTGGGAACGATCTGGCCGTTTTGCATGAATTCTATCACGTTCAGCCCCCCGCAGGCGGCGAAGACCTGATCCTGCGAGCCTACGTTTTCCCTGATGAGGTTCTGCTCTATATGTATCGCCTCCTCGAAGAGGTTCTCCCGGGAGATTATCCTGCCCTTGAGGGCGTAAAGGGTTTTGAGCAGACAGACGGTGAAGGCGGAACTCGACCCCATGCCGGAACGGGCGGGTATGTCGCCGTCGTGGTGGAGCTCGAGCCCCGAGTCTATCTTCATGTAACGGATGGTCTCCCGGACGGAGGGGTGCACGATCTCGTCAACCGTCTTGACCGTCTCCACCTTGGAGTAGACTATCCTGTGTTTGTGCTCGAAGAACGGGGGAAGTTCGCGGCAGGTTATGTAGCAGTACTTGTCTATCGCCGCGCCTATCACCTTTCCGCCGTGCTCTAGGTAATAGGAGGGGTAGTCGGTTCCGCCTCCGAAGAAGGATATCCTGTGTGGGGCTCTGGTTACTATCATGGATTCTCCGGCGAGATGACGTTTGCCAGCTCGCTCTGTGCCTTCCGGTAGTCCTCGGGCACTCCGATGTCGATGAAATAACCTTCCGCGACGTAAGGGCAAAGCGAAACGTCACCGGTTTTGCCCGAAAGCAGGTCCCTCTCGAAGGAGAAATTTCCCTCGAAGGGAACCTTTTTCATGAGATCCTTGCGGATTCCGTAGACGCCCGCGTTTATATAACCCGGGGATGACGAAGACTTTTCCACAAACCCCGCTATTTTCGTGCCGGACAGTTCCACTGTGCCATAGCGCCCGCATTTTTTCAATAATTTCAGGGCTATGGTGACGTCGCCCCCGCCCTCCTCGTGACAGCGCATGAAGTCCCGAAAATCTATGCCGAAGAAGGTGTCTCCGTTGAGGACGAGCGCGTTTTCCCCCTCGACGAAGCCCAGCGCCCGGTAAATCGCCCCGCCGGTGCCCAGCGGCTCCTCCTCGACCGAATAGACCACCGGAATTCCCTGAAACGAGGAGCCGAAATAGTCCATTATGATATCGCGCTTGTGGTGGACGGAGAGGATTATCCTTCCGGCCCCGAACTTCGCCGCATAGCCGAGGAGATGGTGGAGGAAGGGTTTTCCATCGATGTCCGCCATAACCTTCGGCACGTCCTTTACGACTTCGCAAAGCCTGGTCCCGAACCCGCCAGCCAGCACTATCACCTCAAGGGGTTTTCCTGTTTTACGAACCATCGACGCCTTTCAGAGAATATGGGAGATAAGGCAAAAATCGTCTCAGTATTTGAAAGCGACTCCGGTCCTAGTACAGTCTTTGCAGATTTTGATAGCGCCCCGGCCGATT from the bacterium genome contains:
- a CDS encoding kinase, with amino-acid sequence MIVTRAPHRISFFGGGTDYPSYYLEHGGKVIGAAIDKYCYITCRELPPFFEHKHRIVYSKVETVKTVDEIVHPSVRETIRYMKIDSGLELHHDGDIPARSGMGSSSAFTVCLLKTLYALKGRIISRENLFEEAIHIEQNLIRENVGSQDQVFAACGGLNVIEFMQNGQIVPRPLIVSEKRLDAFRSNLMLVFSGISRYASEIAGEQIENTKKNIMSLHAMKGLVDDAGNLLASPEADLDDFGRLLHETWRFKKGLSSKMTNPVIDHIYETGMKNGALGGKLLGAGGGGFMLLYVRPENQPKVRKALDKYIHIPFNFDFSGAEIIIYRPSYNH
- a CDS encoding D-glycero-D-manno-heptose 1-phosphate guanosyltransferase — its product is MVRKTGKPLEVIVLAGGFGTRLCEVVKDVPKVMADIDGKPFLHHLLGYAAKFGAGRIILSVHHKRDIIMDYFGSSFQGIPVVYSVEEEPLGTGGAIYRALGFVEGENALVLNGDTFFGIDFRDFMRCHEEGGGDVTIALKLLKKCGRYGTVELSGTKIAGFVEKSSSSPGYINAGVYGIRKDLMKKVPFEGNFSFERDLLSGKTGDVSLCPYVAEGYFIDIGVPEDYRKAQSELANVISPENP